The Platichthys flesus chromosome 8, fPlaFle2.1, whole genome shotgun sequence genome has a window encoding:
- the glra4a gene encoding glycine receptor, alpha 4a isoform X3: MDYRLNVFLRQKWNDPRLAYSEYPDDSLDLDPSMLDSIWKPDLFFANEKGANFHEVTTDNKLLRIFQDGSVLYSIRLTLILSCPMDLKNFPMDIQTCTMQLESFGYTMNDLIFEWLSENPVQVAEDLTLPQFVLKEEMDLGYCTKYYNTGKFTCIEVKFHLERQMGYYLIQMYIPSLLIVILSWVSFWINMDAAPARVGLGITTVLTMTTQSSGSRASLPKVSYVKAIDIWMAVCLLFVFAALLEYAAVNFVSRQHKEFIRLRKKQRQQRIVSSSQPGSFESLRKVTDLPGNSSTYRTQHCSACAREDDLIRESRGFYFRGYGLGHCLQHKDGNAVEGPSVFTATPPPPPPPPPPVIACDRETLHKRFVDRAKRIDTISRAVFPLSFLIFNIFYWITYKVLRHEDIHASL; encoded by the exons ATG GACTACAGGCTCAACGTATTCCTACGGCAGAAATGGAATGACCCTCGTCTGGCCTACAGCGAATACCCGGACGACTCCCTCGATCTGGACCCGTCCATGTTGGACTCTATCTGGAAGCCCGATTTATTCTTTGCAAACGAGAAAGGAGCCAATTTCCACGAGGTCACCACTGATAACAAGCTGCTGCGGATTTTCCAAGATGGCAGCGTCCTGTACAGCATCAG GCTGACTCTTATCCTGTCCTGCCCTATGGACTTGAAGAATTTCCCCATGGACATTCAGACCTGTACCATGCAGCTTGAAAGCT TCGGTTACACCATGAACGACCTGATCTTCGAGTGGCTGTCAGAGAACCCGGTTCAGGTGGCTGAAGATCTCACCCTCCCACAGTTTGTGCTGAAAGAGGAGATGGATCTGGGCTACTGCACCAAATATTACAACACAG GTAAATTCACCTGCATTGAGGTGAAGTTCCACCTGGAACGTCAGATGGGCTACTACCTGATCCAGATGTACATCCCTTCCCTTCTCATCGTCATCCTCTCATGGGTCTCCTTCTGGATCAACATGGACGCTGCGCCTGCCAGAGTGGGCCTGGGCATCACCACAGTGCTGACGATGACCACCCAGAGCTCCGGCTCGAGAGCCTCGCTGCCCAAG GTCTCCTACGTGAAGGCCATCGACATCTGGATGGCGGTGTgccttctctttgtgtttgctgcGCTGCTGGAGTACGCCGCCGTTAACTTTGTCTCAAGGCAACACAAGGAGTTCATCAGGCTGAGGAAAAAGCAGCGGCAGCAAAGGATA GTGTCTTCCAGTCAGCCTGGGAGTTTTGAGTCGTTGCGGAAAGTGACCGACCTCCCTGGTAACAGCTCAACCTACAGGACTCAGCACTGCAGCGCCTGTgccagg GAGGACGACCTGATCAGGGAGAGCCGCGGCTTTTACTTCCGGGGTTACGGCCTGGGTCACTGCCTGCAGCACAAGGATGGCAACGCTGTGGAAGGGCCCAGCGTCTTCACcgccaccccccctcctcctcctcctcctcctcctccggtcaTCGCGTGCGACAGGGAGACGCTTCACAAGCGCTTCGTGGACCGGGCCAAGCGCATTGACACTATATCCAGGGCCGTGTTTCCCTTGAGCTTCCTCATATTCAACATCTTCTACTGGATCACCTACAAAGTGCTGCGACACGAGGACATCCACGCCAGTTTGTAG
- the glra4a gene encoding glycine receptor, alpha 4a isoform X2, which translates to MLPHVVRILYVLSFCFFQGGFIRLSSCKEEIKPPSRAGPQLSPSDFLDKLMGKTSGYDARIRPYFKGPPVNVTCNIFINSFGSITETTMDYRLNVFLRQKWNDPRLAYSEYPDDSLDLDPSMLDSIWKPDLFFANEKGANFHEVTTDNKLLRIFQDGSVLYSIRLTLILSCPMDLKNFPMDIQTCTMQLESFGYTMNDLIFEWLSENPVQVAEDLTLPQFVLKEEMDLGYCTKYYNTGKFTCIEVKFHLERQMGYYLIQMYIPSLLIVILSWVSFWINMDAAPARVGLGITTVLTMTTQSSGSRASLPKVSYVKAIDIWMAVCLLFVFAALLEYAAVNFVSRQHKEFIRLRKKQRQQRIEDDLIRESRGFYFRGYGLGHCLQHKDGNAVEGPSVFTATPPPPPPPPPPVIACDRETLHKRFVDRAKRIDTISRAVFPLSFLIFNIFYWITYKVLRHEDIHASL; encoded by the exons ACTGAGCTCCTGTAAGGAGGAGATAAAGCCCCCCAGCAGGGCAGGACCTCAGCTGTCGCCTTCCGACTTCCTGGACAAGCTCATGGGGAAGACGTCGGGGTATGACGCCCGCATCAGACCCTACTTCAAAG GTCCACCTGTGAATGTCACCTGCAATATTTTCATCAACAGCTTTGGGTCCATCACAGAAACCACAATG GACTACAGGCTCAACGTATTCCTACGGCAGAAATGGAATGACCCTCGTCTGGCCTACAGCGAATACCCGGACGACTCCCTCGATCTGGACCCGTCCATGTTGGACTCTATCTGGAAGCCCGATTTATTCTTTGCAAACGAGAAAGGAGCCAATTTCCACGAGGTCACCACTGATAACAAGCTGCTGCGGATTTTCCAAGATGGCAGCGTCCTGTACAGCATCAG GCTGACTCTTATCCTGTCCTGCCCTATGGACTTGAAGAATTTCCCCATGGACATTCAGACCTGTACCATGCAGCTTGAAAGCT TCGGTTACACCATGAACGACCTGATCTTCGAGTGGCTGTCAGAGAACCCGGTTCAGGTGGCTGAAGATCTCACCCTCCCACAGTTTGTGCTGAAAGAGGAGATGGATCTGGGCTACTGCACCAAATATTACAACACAG GTAAATTCACCTGCATTGAGGTGAAGTTCCACCTGGAACGTCAGATGGGCTACTACCTGATCCAGATGTACATCCCTTCCCTTCTCATCGTCATCCTCTCATGGGTCTCCTTCTGGATCAACATGGACGCTGCGCCTGCCAGAGTGGGCCTGGGCATCACCACAGTGCTGACGATGACCACCCAGAGCTCCGGCTCGAGAGCCTCGCTGCCCAAG GTCTCCTACGTGAAGGCCATCGACATCTGGATGGCGGTGTgccttctctttgtgtttgctgcGCTGCTGGAGTACGCCGCCGTTAACTTTGTCTCAAGGCAACACAAGGAGTTCATCAGGCTGAGGAAAAAGCAGCGGCAGCAAAGGATA GAGGACGACCTGATCAGGGAGAGCCGCGGCTTTTACTTCCGGGGTTACGGCCTGGGTCACTGCCTGCAGCACAAGGATGGCAACGCTGTGGAAGGGCCCAGCGTCTTCACcgccaccccccctcctcctcctcctcctcctcctccggtcaTCGCGTGCGACAGGGAGACGCTTCACAAGCGCTTCGTGGACCGGGCCAAGCGCATTGACACTATATCCAGGGCCGTGTTTCCCTTGAGCTTCCTCATATTCAACATCTTCTACTGGATCACCTACAAAGTGCTGCGACACGAGGACATCCACGCCAGTTTGTAG
- the glra4a gene encoding glycine receptor, alpha 4a isoform X1 encodes MLPHVVRILYVLSFCFFQGGFIRLSSCKEEIKPPSRAGPQLSPSDFLDKLMGKTSGYDARIRPYFKGPPVNVTCNIFINSFGSITETTMDYRLNVFLRQKWNDPRLAYSEYPDDSLDLDPSMLDSIWKPDLFFANEKGANFHEVTTDNKLLRIFQDGSVLYSIRLTLILSCPMDLKNFPMDIQTCTMQLESFGYTMNDLIFEWLSENPVQVAEDLTLPQFVLKEEMDLGYCTKYYNTGKFTCIEVKFHLERQMGYYLIQMYIPSLLIVILSWVSFWINMDAAPARVGLGITTVLTMTTQSSGSRASLPKVSYVKAIDIWMAVCLLFVFAALLEYAAVNFVSRQHKEFIRLRKKQRQQRIVSSSQPGSFESLRKVTDLPGNSSTYRTQHCSACAREDDLIRESRGFYFRGYGLGHCLQHKDGNAVEGPSVFTATPPPPPPPPPPVIACDRETLHKRFVDRAKRIDTISRAVFPLSFLIFNIFYWITYKVLRHEDIHASL; translated from the exons ACTGAGCTCCTGTAAGGAGGAGATAAAGCCCCCCAGCAGGGCAGGACCTCAGCTGTCGCCTTCCGACTTCCTGGACAAGCTCATGGGGAAGACGTCGGGGTATGACGCCCGCATCAGACCCTACTTCAAAG GTCCACCTGTGAATGTCACCTGCAATATTTTCATCAACAGCTTTGGGTCCATCACAGAAACCACAATG GACTACAGGCTCAACGTATTCCTACGGCAGAAATGGAATGACCCTCGTCTGGCCTACAGCGAATACCCGGACGACTCCCTCGATCTGGACCCGTCCATGTTGGACTCTATCTGGAAGCCCGATTTATTCTTTGCAAACGAGAAAGGAGCCAATTTCCACGAGGTCACCACTGATAACAAGCTGCTGCGGATTTTCCAAGATGGCAGCGTCCTGTACAGCATCAG GCTGACTCTTATCCTGTCCTGCCCTATGGACTTGAAGAATTTCCCCATGGACATTCAGACCTGTACCATGCAGCTTGAAAGCT TCGGTTACACCATGAACGACCTGATCTTCGAGTGGCTGTCAGAGAACCCGGTTCAGGTGGCTGAAGATCTCACCCTCCCACAGTTTGTGCTGAAAGAGGAGATGGATCTGGGCTACTGCACCAAATATTACAACACAG GTAAATTCACCTGCATTGAGGTGAAGTTCCACCTGGAACGTCAGATGGGCTACTACCTGATCCAGATGTACATCCCTTCCCTTCTCATCGTCATCCTCTCATGGGTCTCCTTCTGGATCAACATGGACGCTGCGCCTGCCAGAGTGGGCCTGGGCATCACCACAGTGCTGACGATGACCACCCAGAGCTCCGGCTCGAGAGCCTCGCTGCCCAAG GTCTCCTACGTGAAGGCCATCGACATCTGGATGGCGGTGTgccttctctttgtgtttgctgcGCTGCTGGAGTACGCCGCCGTTAACTTTGTCTCAAGGCAACACAAGGAGTTCATCAGGCTGAGGAAAAAGCAGCGGCAGCAAAGGATA GTGTCTTCCAGTCAGCCTGGGAGTTTTGAGTCGTTGCGGAAAGTGACCGACCTCCCTGGTAACAGCTCAACCTACAGGACTCAGCACTGCAGCGCCTGTgccagg GAGGACGACCTGATCAGGGAGAGCCGCGGCTTTTACTTCCGGGGTTACGGCCTGGGTCACTGCCTGCAGCACAAGGATGGCAACGCTGTGGAAGGGCCCAGCGTCTTCACcgccaccccccctcctcctcctcctcctcctcctccggtcaTCGCGTGCGACAGGGAGACGCTTCACAAGCGCTTCGTGGACCGGGCCAAGCGCATTGACACTATATCCAGGGCCGTGTTTCCCTTGAGCTTCCTCATATTCAACATCTTCTACTGGATCACCTACAAAGTGCTGCGACACGAGGACATCCACGCCAGTTTGTAG